The sequence below is a genomic window from Ipomoea triloba cultivar NCNSP0323 chromosome 2, ASM357664v1.
CACCACACCACAACTGCCTTTATCTGATGAGTACCGGCTGTTCTGAAACGATTCGCCTCAAAAAATGCATTTGAAGACCTCTCAACAAGATTCCAAATAGTACTTTTCCATTTTCAGTTGTGTTTGCTAAGAAACAATGGATGTGAATCAGCTCCTGACAAGTGCTTCTTTTCAGTATTGACAAGAAAAGGATAAATAAGCATGCTAGCATATACACCATAGCAATATGTCCTACTGAaaaagtgaagtagaaagattttgtttaataaaaaatgaaaacttaAATTGTCAGGTTCTTTATGATCAGCAAATTTATCATCATATCTCCCATTTTTGCAATAACTTATGCACTATGAGAATAAAGCATGAACTCATCAGCATATTTATCATAGTATCTCCCATTTTTGCAATAACTTATGCACTATGAGAATAAAGCATGCTAAGCATATACCACAGTACCATTTTCTTTCTGTGCAGTATATGTCTACTGAAGAAGTGAAAAgataaattgtttgtttttcaaaaaatgaaatattaaaatgcCAGATCCTTTATAGCTTCCAATATACAAGCACAATTCGTCTGAAACTGTAAAAACTTGTGAATAGAAAATGTAAAAAAGCAGACTTATACCAGCTGACTGTAAAGCCATATCATCATCTGTATCTGGATCTTGAGAAGATATCAAATGCCAAAACAGGCCGAGGGTTGTAATATTCAGCGAATTCGGTTGATGTGAGAGAATGGCTCAGGATTTGACTTTGGAGCCTGTTTTGCCACTTCAGGGGTTCCAAAAACATTCCAGAATCTCAGCGTTTCATCTCCTGCTGCAGAAGCCACTGTGCAACCATCTGGACTCTgtataaaagattaaaagagaATTATTAGCAAACATGGTTGTTTTTTCCCCCACATTTTCGCTGTGATTAATATTTCAGAGAGGAAAGATACTTAACCTGAGCCATGAAAAGAACTCGGGATGTATGTCCAGTAAGCTCTGCCATCTTAACCATTGATGGGTATTTCCAGAGAGTAAGCTGATTCTGAGTAAACCCATGAGAGCTTAGCAATTCACGCTCATTCTTGCTCCAAAGCAGTGCACAGACCTGTGACCCTGTATCAACTGAGTTCACACAAGCACCAGTATGGGTATTCCAGAACTTTATGCACCTATCGCCTCCACCTCCACCAGAGGCCAGCAAGTTACCCTGAAATGGACACCAAGCAAGGGCCTTAACAGCAGCTGTGTGATCCTCAAGCCTGTGAAGCCACTGTGTCGAGGAGTTGGAAGAAGCAGTTGATCTGTCCCATATGTGGAGGAGATTATCATTTCCTCCACTAGCCAACTGCTGGCCAGAGGCAGACCATTTCAGGCCACAGACTTCTTGATGATGTCCTCTATATGTTTCTACGATAGGTGCTCTCACTCGGACATCATTGTTATTAATAAGACCATCCATTCCACCTGTAGTCAGTATATGGTTGTTCCAGTCAAGGGCACCGACTCGTGATTGGTGGCCGCCTTTCAAAGTTCTCAACTGCAGCAGACAGCATAAGAAAAAATATCAGTACAACATTTTTGTGACTCCAGAAAAGAAAACAAGGCCAAGAGAGCTCAAGAAGCAGACCAATCGGTTAGCTGTGGTATCCCAAAGCTGCACGTCAGAGTTGTTCAAGCCAATAGCAATATGTTTCCCATCTGGAGCCCATTTAACACTTGTAACAGGaccattttcatcatcaattgTGACCAGTTCGGAAGTGCTGCCATCAGATGCATCCCACAGGTAAACAGTACTACCCAAAGCTATAGAAAGAACATTGCTGCTGCCCCAATCTAATAGATTTAAGTAATAATCATCCACAACATCTGGAGCATCCAAAGTCCTCTCAGAGGTCTGCATAAGCGAGCCACAACTATAATAAGaacaattttcaaattcaagtAAAGTTTCATAAAAAAGTGATAATCATAAACTAAAACTCCAGTATTATCTGTGCCATTATGAACCACAACCTGAGGAATGTGGCGCTTGGGTTTCGTTGGTTTGGCCTGGTAAGCAGCAGAAGAAAACTCATTTGGGATGCCCTCCACAGGGGTGGGTGGTTTGTTCTTAAATGCAAGGATCCGTGTCCTGTTCATGTTCAAGGCCTCCGCGAGCTGCTTTCTATATGCCTCTCTGGATGGTGAGCTGGTGTCTGGATTTTCCTTACATTTCGTCACCATATAATGTGCATAGTCGAAATCCATTGCTGATCTATTTGGAATAAACCTGTCCAactataaacaaaaaacaaaacaaaaaagttaagAGTTAGTTTGCCAATATTTCTGAAAGCCTGGCTTCTGTGGAAACTCAAGATCAAATATAAAAGTGGCACAGGCAAAGTTTGATCATTAAACCTCAACCATTTTAAAAAGCTTACTCACAGCCCAAAAAAATAATCTGGGTAAAATATTAaatcagattaaattataaaacCCATTTAGCAAAGCATATCATTATAAGCAAAATCCATTTTCAATTTAGCAAAGCATATCATCATAAGAAAAATCCATTTTCAATTTAGCAAAGCATATCATCATAAGAAAAATCCATTTTCAATAGCCAAAAGATACAGTGAAAGTTATATATCAATTAGCAACATTAAGATCAAGGCTATATATGctcttaatttattaaatcaGATTACATTATAAAACCCATTTAGCAAAGCATATCATTATAAGCAAAATCCATTTTCAATACCCAAAAGATACAGCGAAATTTACATCTATTAGCAACATTAAGATCAAGGCTGTATATACATACTCTTCAACATTTTCCATTCAGTTTAATTACGAAAAGAATGTAGTAAAGGTAGAGATATAACATACATTTTCACGGGAAGTTTTTCTCTGAAGATACTCCTCCTGAAGAGGGAAACGGGATTGAGTCTTGTTTGAAGAAGCAGAGTTCCTTAATCCTGCATCCATCACGTTAGTAACACCAAAAAAACACTACTAATACTACTACAATTTCAATTATGGATTATAGCGAGAGAATATAGAATTGGGAGAAAGAATCGCGGAAGAATTAAACTAGCAAAGGGCCTGCAATAGAATAGATTAGAGcgttaagagaaaaaaaaaaacacaattaaattgaaaaaaaaagtatattaaacaAGAAATCGAGATTGAAAGCGTTGGAGATCGAGAGCCGCCGACGGTGGATCAGGTAAGGACCGGAGCAAGCTAGGGCAGAAAACAGAGAAACGAGAGATGATTTGATAGATTCACTTGAAAACAGAGAAACGAGAGTGATGATTGGGTCCTGATTTTGTAGTCAAAGCACCAACGGCTACTTCTCCGAAATACGAAAATGCCCATCCTTGAACCTCCGTGTCCGGATAACTTTTGATATTGGGCTGGACCTCAGGATTTGATGGGCTCTTTGGACATCCTTCACTGCGcttcaaatatttttgtcaaaatgtaAATGGTTAAATAGACCCTTAAATTTTACaccaaaaatcaattacgcacctaaattttgaaaaagtgtaattaaaccctcaaatatgttatttttagttaaatttAAGTTATTGATCAAAAATTGCCGGAAAAAATCACCATCGACCAAAAAGTCGCCTTCTTCGGCGAAGGAGACCTTTACTGGTCGTCTTTTGCTGGAGATGGCGTCGATCGCCGGACTGATACATTACAGGTCATTTACCGATTTTTGAGTTTTATTGCCTCAATTTAACATgcttgagggtttaattgcactttttaaaaatttatgtgtctaattgacttttgatataaagtttaagggtctataactcttttctcttaaaaaacaactaggtttctatcgtTTATATATTCTGTACAAAATATATCCATCTTGGTGACACACTAATGCGTTTGGGAAATGCATGTGGCGTCAGAAGTGCATTTCCCAAACTTcaatgacattttattttttttcaaaatacgCAGATCATAAATGCGTATGATCTTAAAAAAAATGGCgcttggtcgccttctccgatCCGCCGTaggagaaggcgaccattttaaaaaaattttggtgTTGCCTTCTCCGGCGAAGGAGAAGGTGACCTAGTTGGGTTGCCTTCTCCTTCgccagagaaggcgaccaaaatGGTGGCCTTCTccttcgccggagaaggcgacccaaCGAAGACGACCAggcaccattttttttaaaaatcatatgcATTTTTGTAATGCATATGATCTGCGTATTtcggaaaaaaaataaaaggtcaTTCGAGTTTGGGAAATGTGTTTCTAACGCTACACACATTTTCTAAACTTGTTTTTTCcttgtaaaaaaaaacacttcctATGTTCGTCACCTGCACTACATTTTGTCACATTTCAGTCAAAAACTACCGAGAGGTGCCCTCACTTCTTGACTAGTCGGCTCCATGGTCTAGCTTGGCTAGCATGcatgttgcgcccgcggaagtgggatagatcagattgcaacaataatttgagaaagaaaaataaatgaggcacagattttacgtggaaaacccctaaacaaattagggtaaaaaccacgggcaagggtagaagaatttcactatgagaaaataggagttacaaccactctctaactaacaaggagaaaacaaggataattctctcttgctaggaaggagaaatacactcaacaaactctctaatatctctagtatatgagggaaaaatagaatgatttgggatgacaagaatggcaaatgacctccctatttatagttgagaaattggggtcattttgtagttagcctaaaatgtagggaccaaacaataaatatttttgttcaaactttgtaggTGCCTAACTCTTGGACTTGCCTAACATTCTTGATCAAACTTTGCAACTTGCCTAACCAATGTGGCTGCTGCCAAATTAATCCATTTGCCGACAATGCATGGGTCTATTGCGATTGCAGGTGGGATGCATGATGTTGGCGGTTGGTGGATACTCCAGCCATGATTAGTGATGTAGCGACTTGGTAAGAAAAATCAACGACGAATACATCATATGAAAAGACAAGTGTGTGGTTTGgataggggtggaaataggctaggccgagccgggctttagaaaattaggtctgggcctgctatggaaatctaaagtTTGAGCCTTGGCCGGAGCCTGTATGTAGgcattttttttaggctcaagcctaaGCCTACAGctggcctgaagcctttttaaaagcctatttaacatataggcctttaaaaaggcttcaaaatagatcctaaATAAGCTTTGAACCTATTTAAAGCCTATATTTTTaagccttttaaagtatacatgtaaaaaagttataaaaaataccgaagttcatatttcataatgaatgacaaaaccataagttcatatttcataatacaatatccagcaccacaagtttaataagtaaaagttcgtaatacaaaattcaacaatacattgtttactaattactagtattacCACAAATCTATAGATCCTGCAATCAATTCTTAGTAGGCTCATATTACATTAGTATTATTACTACTTTACTAATTGCTCGTAAACTGTAAACACTAAAAAACTAGTAGAATTATTGCTAATAATTAGtaacattaattattatcaatttagCATAATAGCagtagtaactagtaatatcTAACACTAGTCGTATTTGGGATTTGGGTATTGAGAATTAGGGTTGTAGgtattaaatataaacattatagtatatatataaataggctaggcctgcGGCTTGTAGGCCAGGCTTTTaaatataggcctaggcctatttaactaaataagCTTCTAATTAGGCATAGGCCTGACATTTTTACTAAATAGGCTAGGCAGACAAGACCCTAAGTAGGCCAGGCTGTAGGCTCCTATGAAGGAGCCTgacctattcccacccctaggTTTGGAGTCATTATATtgaacattaatattattattattattattattattactattaatattactattattatggagtattattattattattattattattatccggGCACATGCATAGTTAACATTATTGATGTAATTTTCTGGATACTTTGAAAGGCTCTCCCCATGGGACATTAGTAAAGTACCTGGAACAGATGAGAGCTGAGGCGCAGTAGAACCTCTATGGACTGTGGTTAAGGTTTTGCGAAGAAGATGAGATGAGACGACAATAATGCAAGCTAAGTGCTTAATTAGATGAGAAGTGAAGGTGCATGCATGCGTGGAGTGCGGTTTTCTGAAAACAAAGAAACCCTTAAAACATGGAGTGCGAGACGCATGCATGCATGCGTGCAAgcaatataacataataatatataatcatCCAATTACACCTTGACCTTTTCTCTATCTATCTGCGCCCTGGCCTTATCTAATTAAGGATCGATGATATATATGCCCTTTTATCTACAAACTTATCCACTCACAATAACCGTCTACCTTCATTTCTACGGTGATCCTTAAACCTTGTTAACTGCTAATCATCCCATTTTGCTTCTTTAAATTTCCCTTCAATCACTCACTCTCACATCTCATCAtcaactttaattaatttcctCCAATATAATCCTTCTTCTCATCTCATCTCTTCTTTAATTTCCATCTCTTCTCATTTCATTCTTTAATACACAACAACTAAATCATCATGGTGAACAGAGACGTTGCACGAACTATAGTTGGTATTATAGGTTAGTGCATATATGCTCTCTCTCATCTTAACCTTAACTTAATTAGGTTTATCTTAAACTACTGATTTCTTATATATTTCCATTTATATGTGTGCAGGAAATATCATATCATGCTTCCTCTTCCTCTCCCCAGcgtaaatttcttttttattattagcattatatttttttagaattggTTGAAATGGTTATTGACTGGACTTAATCACGATTTTCATGTACAGTCCGACATTCTCCAAGATAATCAAATCCAAATCCGTTCAAGCTTTTAAGGTAGATCCATACCTTGCGACGATATTAAATTGTACGATGTGGGTGTTCTATGGAATGCCATTTGTCCATCCTGATAGCTTGCTAGTTGTCACAATTAACGGTGCTGGTCTAGTTATCGAAGCGGCCTATATCATCATCTTTTTCATCTACTCAAAGCCTAAACAACGAGTTAAGTGAcggtcataatatttaaattttgagaGAGATCAGCAATTTAGCTATGTCCCGAGTAattaacataaattatatttgtaatgCAATTATTTCAGAAGAAGATTGTGATTGCACTTATAGTGGAAGCCATCTTCTTTGCCGCAATCGTCACCGTTACCTTGACGGTTCTCCACGGCACCAAGAAGAGATCTGCACTCATTGGAATTGTGTGTATCGTTTTCAATGTTCTTATGTATACCTCTCCTTTGACGGTCATGGTACGTATATATGATCTTATATatgtttcattaaaaaaaaaaaaaaaaaaaaaacattacggTTCCTaatcaaatattgttttgtTATTCAGAAACGGGTTATTACCACAAAAAGTGTGAAATACATGCCCTTCTACTTGTCACTTGCCAACTTTGCCAATGGCTGTGTGTGGTTTTGTTACGCTTTCATCAAATTCGATCCTTACGTTCTGGTAATTCCTCATCTAAATACTTTTAATTTCTGGGTTTCgactttaaattaaaattggtcAGATATTTCTACTTATCTTAAAAACACAATCTTAATttcttttgagtactattgactctgttacaatccTAATTAACTATGTGATGATTGTTTAATAATAGATCCCGAATGGGCTTGGAGCACTCTCGGGATTGGTACAACTCGTACTTTTTGCAATGTTTTATCGCACAACCAATTGGGACGAGAATGAATCCAACAACGAGGTTGAACTCTCCTCCGGCAAAACCGGCGAAAACGTTTGAGGTTTACATACATAATTCTTCCAAATTGGCGGCGGATGATCGAGTGGCGGCTGCGGCTGCTCTGCTGTTTGAATTGAATCTCATCTATTTGCCCGACCAGATTCCGATGAACAATAATCGTTGAGGATTATCACACTGCGGAGACTGGTTTTAACAATAATGGGGCCCTGCATTCTGCGACCTTAGCATTAATTAGTATCATCgaattgtatttttggatatatatacGATGCAATGATGCTAATAATTTGTGTTGTATATATGAAAGATGTGGAGcatgattattatattaaaagggATTTTTGGTTGagagttttatttatttgtttttatttttaaaacacttGATTCTTCACAAATTAGTAttgttctatacttttttttaattttttcattgaGTAACGCACCACCGCACGAAAAGATATACCCGCACttgaacccttccctatatatatatatatatattaaaaacaaaaatattgcaTAATATGTAAGCAGATCCAATCCAAtggttttaatttgtatcaatAGTTGTTGTAGAGGCAATTTTGGTCTTAGTTCACGATATAAACTCTGCAATCAAACCTAGTGGACCGCAGGTCATGAAGTTGCTATTTGCTTTTTTGCTTCTATCCCAATTTACAACAAGCCCAAATGTTGGATCCATTTACAATGTTAATCAACTACCAAATAAACAAGCCCGACTACGGCACAATCAATCGTCATTGCGTAGATTTTGAGCCACAACTCTCTATACAGTTGTGTACGTAGACTACGGTccaaaaatgatgtcgtttCACGCGATTCattgtaatatacattttataacttatattattttaaagtataatacacattattttaattcataaaatagaTATCTTACtccaaaagtttcattattctaacacataaaatacactattctaactcataatattCAATGACGTCcatttggaccgtggtccacacatctGTGTGAATCATGtcagtccacacaataatttgcccgaCACAATGCATACAGATTATAGAATCATTTCATAAGGTGCGTGACTTGTGTGTATGAAATAACATGGGTCTCATTCAATTTAACcaaaggttacaagttcaaaaTTTGAGAATATAATGTAACTACTTTAAAACTTATGAGAGAGTACTTCGTCATTCTTGATGTCCTACCCAGAACAAACAAGATTTGCCTTGATGTGTGATTTCTATATCAGATTTCTATGTAAAAGCCCTGGTAtcctttattatatttattttgcattGATCTTAAATGATGATCTGATACATGATAGGTTAGAAAAATCATGTTTCATCACCGGAAACAAGCAATCTACCAGAACAAGTAGATGAAGAgtatttgcaaaaataaaaatgaaatgcaTCGAATGGTAGTTCATATATTTAGCTATACCATACTAATCACAATTCAC
It includes:
- the LOC116011290 gene encoding bidirectional sugar transporter SWEET5-like, with protein sequence MVNRDVARTIVGIIGNIISCFLFLSPAPTFSKIIKSKSVQAFKVDPYLATILNCTMWVFYGMPFVHPDSLLVVTINGAGLVIEAAYIIIFFIYSKPKQRKKIVIALIVEAIFFAAIVTVTLTVLHGTKKRSALIGIVCIVFNVLMYTSPLTVMKRVITTKSVKYMPFYLSLANFANGCVWFCYAFIKFDPYVLIPNGLGALSGLVQLVLFAMFYRTTNWDENESNNEVELSSGKTGENV
- the LOC116010144 gene encoding cell division cycle 20.1, cofactor of APC complex-like, with protein sequence MDAGLRNSASSNKTQSRFPLQEEYLQRKTSRENLDRFIPNRSAMDFDYAHYMVTKCKENPDTSSPSREAYRKQLAEALNMNRTRILAFKNKPPTPVEGIPNEFSSAAYQAKPTKPKRHIPQTSERTLDAPDVVDDYYLNLLDWGSSNVLSIALGSTVYLWDASDGSTSELVTIDDENGPVTSVKWAPDGKHIAIGLNNSDVQLWDTTANRLLRTLKGGHQSRVGALDWNNHILTTGGMDGLINNNDVRVRAPIVETYRGHHQEVCGLKWSASGQQLASGGNDNLLHIWDRSTASSNSSTQWLHRLEDHTAAVKALAWCPFQGNLLASGGGGGDRCIKFWNTHTGACVNSVDTGSQVCALLWSKNERELLSSHGFTQNQLTLWKYPSMVKMAELTGHTSRVLFMAQSPDGCTVASAAGDETLRFWNVFGTPEVAKQAPKSNPEPFSHINRIR